Proteins encoded by one window of Candidatus Nitrosocosmicus hydrocola:
- a CDS encoding serine hydrolase domain-containing protein produces MSTLIILSFVASSNIFQNQLYVANGQHSQISLSNNSHYDTENDISNTLLEKFKEIVFNSTAINNSSSSSLNNIDGSKMDSSIPIVVGIVSPNGTQVSGYGNISNFNSTIVDGNTVFDIASISKTFVAIILADMVDQGLVNLNDPIEKYLHSDKVIVPSYDGHKITLEHLATHTSGLPDFPTGWIRNHSYTTQQVYDFVSNTTLESKPGTKADYSDIGMGILGHILSLKAGVSFDQLVKDKILNVVAMKSTGMRMNTTSVSVPEEIKYRYAVGHIAGNEVNLEFVPETIQSAGAMYSTINDLLKYLSANIGLIQTKLDGAIEETHLIRHSFGQSSDNKSLKDYIGLGWTVTTDFGSEVIWHTGSIDGYTSVIGFNPSKQIGLAILCGCNYDDYSLRDMINLVIPFLIYYR; encoded by the coding sequence TTGTCGACTTTGATTATCTTATCTTTTGTTGCTTCTTCTAACATTTTTCAAAATCAGTTGTATGTAGCAAATGGTCAACATTCTCAAATTTCTCTATCAAATAATTCTCACTATGATACTGAAAATGACATATCAAATACACTTTTAGAAAAGTTTAAGGAAATAGTATTTAATAGCACAGCAATAAACAATTCTTCTTCTTCTTCTTTGAACAATATTGATGGTTCTAAAATGGATAGTTCGATACCAATTGTTGTAGGGATCGTATCTCCAAATGGCACCCAAGTATCTGGATATGGAAACATATCAAATTTCAACTCCACAATAGTTGATGGAAATACCGTTTTTGATATAGCATCCATATCAAAAACCTTTGTGGCTATTATACTAGCAGATATGGTAGATCAGGGATTGGTTAATCTAAATGATCCTATTGAAAAGTATCTTCATTCCGACAAGGTTATTGTCCCTTCATATGATGGACACAAGATAACGCTTGAGCATTTAGCGACACATACGTCAGGACTACCTGATTTTCCTACAGGATGGATTAGAAACCACAGTTACACTACTCAACAAGTTTATGATTTTGTATCAAATACAACTCTGGAAAGCAAACCAGGTACAAAAGCAGACTACTCTGACATAGGAATGGGAATTTTAGGTCACATTCTATCTCTAAAGGCAGGTGTTTCGTTTGATCAACTCGTAAAGGATAAAATTCTTAACGTTGTTGCCATGAAAAGTACCGGTATGCGTATGAATACGACATCGGTGTCGGTTCCCGAGGAGATTAAATATAGATATGCTGTGGGCCATATCGCAGGAAATGAGGTGAACTTGGAATTTGTCCCTGAAACAATACAATCAGCCGGTGCCATGTACTCTACGATCAATGATTTACTAAAGTATTTGTCAGCAAATATCGGGTTGATACAAACTAAACTTGATGGGGCCATAGAGGAAACCCATTTGATAAGACATTCATTTGGTCAATCTTCTGATAATAAATCCCTTAAAGACTACATAGGTTTAGGTTGGACAGTAACGACTGATTTTGGAAGTGAAGTCATCTGGCATACGGGATCGATAGATGGATACACAAGCGTAATCGGGTTTAACCCTAGCAAACAAATTGGTCTGGCTATATTGTGTGGTTGTAATTATGACGATTATTCCTTACGAGATATGATAAATCTTGTAATTCCATTTCTAATCTACTATAGATAG